The following DNA comes from Bradyrhizobium sp. SK17.
AGCGAACCGCTGCTGCTCGAAGTGCCGAATGGGCTCTCCGCCGAGCACGCCGCGCTCACCGAGCCGCTGGCGGTCGGCGTGCATGCGGTGGCGATGGCCAACATCCAGGGCGGCGAGGTGCCGCTGGTGATCGGCTGTGGACCCGTGGGCCTCGCGGTGATCGCGGCGCTGAAGATCAGGGGGCTCGGCCCGATCGTCGCCGCCGATTATTCGCCGGCGCGGCGGCTGCTCGCCGAGAAGATGGGCGCCGATGTCGTGGTCGATCCGGCCAAGACGCAGCCCTATGCGAGCTGGGCCGAGCATGCCCAGATGAGCGAGGCGGAGAAGGCGGCGCGGCCGCCGTTGCAGGCGTTGCTGCCGCCGCTGAAGCCCGCGCTGATCTTCGAATGCGTCGGCGTGCCCGGCGTGTTGCAGCAGGTGTTCGAGGGCGCGCCGCGCAGCGCCCGCGTCGTCGTGGTCGGTGTCTGCATGGAGACCGACAAGTCGGAGCCGATGCTCGGCATCATCAAGGAACTCAACGTCCAGTACGTGCTCGGCTATACGCCGGAGGAGTTTGCCTATTCGCTGCGCCTGATCGCGGAAGGCCAGGTCGATGCCGCATCGCTCGTCACCGGCCGCGTCGGTATCGATGGCGTCGCGCAGGCGTTCGCCGATCTCGCCAATCCCGAGGCGCACACCAAGATCCTGGTCGAGCCGTGGCGCTGATTTTGGCCGTAGGCTGACGGCGGCGCGCGATTTGCATTTCGCGGCACCGAACCTATAGTTCGCTGTTCCTCATCGCACCGGCAGCACGCACCAGATGCGCGTTTCAATCGTCACAGGCGGTGGTTCCGGCATCGGCGCGGCGGTTGCGCGCCGGCTTGCCGGCCCCGATCAAGCGCTGATGCTGCACGGCCAGGGCGCCGAGGCCGCCGGCTTTGCGCGGTTGAATGCGGTCGCGGAGCAGTGCCGGGGCAAGGGCGCCAGGGTCGAGATCAAGACCGGAGATCTTGCCAGGCCGGGGGCGGGCACAGCGCTGGTCGAGGCGACGCGTGCCGCGTTCGGACCGATCGACGCGATCGTGCATGCCGCGGGCTTCGCCGACCGCCGCGAATTCGCCAAGCTGCCGCGCGAGGCGCTGGAGCGCGCCTTTGCCGTGATGGCGGCGGCATTTCACGAGATCACGGCGGCCGCGCTGTCCGACCTCACGCGCAGCGCGCAAGGCCGTGTCGTCGCGGTCTCCAGTTTCGGCCCGCATCGTTTCGTGCCCGGCGCGACCTATCCCGGATCGGCGGCGGCGAAGGCCGCGCTCGAAGTGCTGGTGAAATCGCTTGCGATCGAGCTTGCGGCATCCGGCTCGACCGCCAACGCCGTGATGCCCGGCTATACGCGCAAGGATCCCGGCCTGCTCGGCGCGCTCGATACCGCGACCTGGGACCGTGTCGCGAAGGCCAATCCGATGCAGCGGCTGGCCGAGCCCGACGAAGTCGCCGCCGTCGTCGCATTCCTGCTGTCGCCGGACGCTGCCCATGTCACCGGCGCGACGCTGCCGGTCGATGGCGGGCTGACCCTGATGTGAGGGCGCCATGGTCGGCGTCGTCGTGCCGGCATAGCGCGTGACACGCGCGGGGCCGCCTGCGATGCTGGGGCCGCAGGGTGAGCACGAGACACGCGGCAGCCGAGGGGCAGGATGAACTACGTCTGGGATTTCGGGATCCTCGCCAAATACAGCCATCTGTTCTGGCTCGGGCTCGGCTGGACCATCGCCTACACGATCGGCACCATCATCCTCGGGACCCTGATCGGCCTGATCGTCGGCATGCTGCGGCTGCGGCGGATCCCGGTGATCGACTGGCTCCTGGTCGCCTATATCGAATTGTTCCGCTGCACGCCGCTGCTGGTGCAGATCATCTGGTTCTACTACGCGTTTCCGGTGGTGATCGGCGTCAACATCCCGGCGCATGTCGCAGCGGTCAGCGTGCTGTCGCTCTATGGCGGCGCGTTCTATGCCGAGATCGTGCGCGGCTCGATCGAGAGCGTGCCGGTGGGGCAGTGGGATGCTGCGAAGGCGCTTGGCTTTCGCGGCTGGCGGCTGATGCGGCTCGTGATCCTGCCGCAGGCGCTGAAGCCGATGATGGCGCCCTATGTCAACCAGTCGGTGACGCAGCTCAAGAACACCTCGCTGGTCTCGATCATCGCAGTGCCCGATCTGGTCTACAACGCGACGCTGATCAACGCCGACACCTATCGGCCGCTCGAGGTCTACACCATCGTGGCGCTGATCTATTTTGCGATCCTGTTCCCGTCGACGCTGGTGGCGCGGCGGCTGGAGCGTGGCCTGACGTATGACAAGGTGTGATCTTTCTCACCTCTCCCGGAGGGAGAGGTGACAGGCGGGGCTCAGACCGAGCAAGAGCAAATCCTCAGATATTCAACTCCACCGGCACGTCTTCCGGCTTGACGCCGGCAAGTCCGAGGCCCTTGACGAACCATTCGCGCATCTGGCCGATGCCGCGGTTGTAGTCGATCCACACCGAGAGGAAATCGCGCCAGCGCTTGTCCTGCTCGCGCCGCACCGCCGTGCCGCTCGCGATCGTCACCGACGGTGAAGTCAGGACCTTGTAGGTGCCGAGGTTCGGGTTCTTGGCGATCGCGGTCAGCCCGAGCACCAGCGCGTTGACCACGCAATCGACGCGGCCCGACGACATCTCCAGCATCACCTCGTCGCGCGACTTCAGCGACTTGATGGTGGCGTTCGGCGCAAAGCGCCGCGCCACCGCCTCGTTGGCCGAGCCGACGTCGACCGCGATCTTGACCTCCGGCTTGTTGATGTCGGCCCAGGTCTTGGCTTCCAGCCCCTTCTTCAGCATCGCGCCGAACGGATGCGGGAACACGAGGTTGGTGAAATCGACCACCAGCGCGCGCTGCGGCGTCGGGTTGAGCGCGAAGCCGAGATCGATCTTGTTGGCCTGCAAATCCAGGATCGAATTGCCATAGGTCGATTCGACATACTCCAGCTTGACGTCGAGCAGCTTGGCGAGGTCGTTGGCCATCTCGATCGAGAAGCCGGACCAGGTGCCGGTGGCGAGGTCCTTGTTGAAATAGGGCAACTCGCCAGGCAGCACCGCGATCCGCAGCACCTTGTTGGCGCGGATGCGATCCAGCGTGTTGTCGGCTTGCGCCTGCGCCGCGGCCGGCGTTGCCATCGCGGCCGCGAGCGCCGCGCCGCTGCCGATCCCGAGCGCGTAGCGCAGCGCGTCGCGGCGATCTTCGGACATCTTCACGTCATCGGATTGA
Coding sequences within:
- a CDS encoding zinc-binding dehydrogenase → MRAAIFRNGEIVVDQMPEPKPGAGQVLVKTLACGICGSDLHARKHAHRMVELSKFLPGRTPMDLSRDVVFGHEFCCEVLDYGPGTTRKLKPGTRVCSLPALLTPEGPKGIGYSNDYVGAYAEQMVLSEPLLLEVPNGLSAEHAALTEPLAVGVHAVAMANIQGGEVPLVIGCGPVGLAVIAALKIRGLGPIVAADYSPARRLLAEKMGADVVVDPAKTQPYASWAEHAQMSEAEKAARPPLQALLPPLKPALIFECVGVPGVLQQVFEGAPRSARVVVVGVCMETDKSEPMLGIIKELNVQYVLGYTPEEFAYSLRLIAEGQVDAASLVTGRVGIDGVAQAFADLANPEAHTKILVEPWR
- a CDS encoding amino acid ABC transporter permease, producing MNYVWDFGILAKYSHLFWLGLGWTIAYTIGTIILGTLIGLIVGMLRLRRIPVIDWLLVAYIELFRCTPLLVQIIWFYYAFPVVIGVNIPAHVAAVSVLSLYGGAFYAEIVRGSIESVPVGQWDAAKALGFRGWRLMRLVILPQALKPMMAPYVNQSVTQLKNTSLVSIIAVPDLVYNATLINADTYRPLEVYTIVALIYFAILFPSTLVARRLERGLTYDKV
- a CDS encoding SDR family NAD(P)-dependent oxidoreductase produces the protein MRVSIVTGGGSGIGAAVARRLAGPDQALMLHGQGAEAAGFARLNAVAEQCRGKGARVEIKTGDLARPGAGTALVEATRAAFGPIDAIVHAAGFADRREFAKLPREALERAFAVMAAAFHEITAAALSDLTRSAQGRVVAVSSFGPHRFVPGATYPGSAAAKAALEVLVKSLAIELAASGSTANAVMPGYTRKDPGLLGALDTATWDRVAKANPMQRLAEPDEVAAVVAFLLSPDAAHVTGATLPVDGGLTLM
- a CDS encoding transporter substrate-binding domain-containing protein, translating into MTQSDDVKMSEDRRDALRYALGIGSGAALAAAMATPAAAQAQADNTLDRIRANKVLRIAVLPGELPYFNKDLATGTWSGFSIEMANDLAKLLDVKLEYVESTYGNSILDLQANKIDLGFALNPTPQRALVVDFTNLVFPHPFGAMLKKGLEAKTWADINKPEVKIAVDVGSANEAVARRFAPNATIKSLKSRDEVMLEMSSGRVDCVVNALVLGLTAIAKNPNLGTYKVLTSPSVTIASGTAVRREQDKRWRDFLSVWIDYNRGIGQMREWFVKGLGLAGVKPEDVPVELNI